A region from the Streptomyces tsukubensis genome encodes:
- the galE gene encoding UDP-glucose 4-epimerase GalE, with amino-acid sequence MTWLITGGAGYIGAHVVRAMADAGEKTVVLDDVSSGIAERLPAEVPLVRGSISDRTLLADTLRDHAVTGVVHLAAKKQVGESVEQPLRYYRENVHGLTVLLEAVVDAGVRRFLFSSSAAVYGIPDQELIAETAPCVPINPYGETKLAGEWLVRAAGRAHGIETACLRYFNVAGTASPELSDTGVFNIIPMFFDRITRGEAPRIFGDDYPTPDGTCIRDYIHVADLADAHLAVARRLAREQGAGDLTVNIGRGVGVSVRELAELVAEVTGFDGEPVVRPRRPGDAARAVAAVDLITRELGWTARHGVREMVESAWQGWRLRRPEAC; translated from the coding sequence ATGACATGGCTGATCACGGGTGGGGCGGGCTATATCGGCGCGCATGTGGTGCGGGCGATGGCCGACGCCGGAGAGAAGACGGTCGTCCTCGACGACGTGTCCTCGGGGATCGCCGAACGGCTGCCCGCCGAGGTTCCGCTGGTGCGCGGCAGCATCTCGGACCGCACGCTGCTGGCGGACACCCTCCGCGACCACGCGGTGACCGGTGTCGTCCATCTCGCGGCGAAGAAGCAGGTCGGGGAGTCCGTCGAGCAGCCGCTGCGCTACTACCGGGAGAACGTGCACGGGCTGACCGTGCTCCTGGAGGCGGTCGTCGACGCCGGGGTGCGGCGCTTCCTCTTCTCCTCGTCGGCGGCGGTGTACGGGATCCCGGACCAGGAACTGATCGCGGAGACCGCGCCGTGCGTGCCCATCAATCCGTACGGCGAGACCAAGCTCGCCGGGGAGTGGCTGGTCCGGGCGGCCGGGCGGGCGCACGGCATCGAGACGGCCTGTCTGCGCTACTTCAACGTCGCGGGCACGGCGAGCCCCGAACTGTCGGACACCGGGGTCTTCAACATCATCCCGATGTTCTTCGACCGGATCACCCGCGGCGAGGCTCCCCGGATCTTCGGTGACGACTATCCGACGCCGGACGGCACCTGCATCCGCGACTACATCCATGTCGCGGACCTCGCCGACGCGCATCTGGCCGTGGCCCGCAGGCTGGCCCGCGAGCAGGGCGCGGGGGACCTCACGGTGAACATCGGACGCGGTGTCGGAGTCTCCGTACGGGAGCTGGCGGAGCTGGTGGCCGAGGTCACCGGGTTCGACGGGGAGCCGGTGGTCCGTCCGCGCCGCCCCGGGGACGCGGCCCGCGCCGTGGCCGCGGTGGACCTGATCACCCGGGAGCTGGGCTGGACCGCGCGCCACGGGGTGCGCGAGATGGTCGAGTCCGCGTGGCAGGGCTGGCGGCTCCGCCGTCCCGAGGCGTGTTAG
- a CDS encoding DUF5941 domain-containing protein produces MSTAILTGPPVPGSSLDGDLRSLGFDVLIAPDSDDPGATAALLADVPAAERVAVVDARFVGHVHALRLALTDPRFPAAAVPGALTAQPGARAALTRALTADGAPAATGTEAGAVPSSQRTAERTEPLPDALAAALEDGGTAVHRPELGSLVATVPDDPQARNEARQAVAAVDDEAVRLRSAVKARDGFFTTYAISPYSRYLARWCARRGYTPNQVTTASLITALIAAGAAATGTRGGFVAAGLLLLFSFVLDCTDGQLARYSLQYSTMGAWLDATFDRAKEYAYYAGLALGAARGGDDVWALALAAMVLQTCRHVVDFSFNEANHDAVSNTSPTAALSDRLDSVGWTVWVRRMIVLPIGERWAMIAVLTAVTTPRIVFYALLAGCAFAACYTTAGRLLRSLTRKARRTDRAALALADLADSGPLAEAVARAGRGVAARLPELAVPVLALLGGAAVVTTAALAPYGSWAPVAAAAVYVLTSGLAVARPLKGALDWLVPPIFRAAEYGTVLALAARADVPGALPAAFGLVAAVAYHHYDTVYRIRGGSGAPPRLLVRLTGGHEGRTLAVALLAALLTGAGFTIALTVLAVAVALVVLVESIRFWVSSAAPAVHDEGETA; encoded by the coding sequence CTGTCGACCGCCATCCTCACCGGTCCGCCCGTACCCGGATCGTCACTCGATGGCGATCTGCGGTCGCTGGGCTTCGACGTCCTGATCGCCCCCGACTCCGATGACCCCGGGGCGACCGCCGCACTGCTCGCCGACGTTCCCGCCGCAGAGCGGGTCGCGGTCGTCGACGCACGTTTCGTCGGACATGTGCACGCGCTCCGGCTCGCGCTCACCGACCCCCGCTTCCCCGCCGCCGCCGTACCGGGCGCGCTGACGGCGCAGCCCGGGGCCCGTGCCGCGCTGACCCGGGCCCTGACGGCCGACGGCGCACCCGCCGCCACCGGGACGGAGGCTGGGGCCGTACCGTCCTCGCAGCGGACCGCCGAGCGGACGGAACCGCTGCCCGACGCCCTCGCGGCCGCGCTGGAGGACGGCGGCACCGCCGTCCACAGGCCCGAGCTGGGATCGCTGGTGGCGACCGTCCCCGACGATCCGCAGGCCCGCAACGAGGCCCGGCAGGCCGTCGCCGCCGTCGACGACGAGGCCGTACGGCTGCGCTCCGCGGTCAAGGCCCGCGACGGCTTCTTCACGACCTACGCGATCAGCCCGTACTCGCGCTACCTCGCCCGCTGGTGCGCCCGCCGCGGCTACACACCCAACCAGGTCACCACCGCCTCCCTGATCACCGCGCTGATCGCGGCCGGGGCCGCGGCCACCGGCACCCGCGGCGGCTTCGTCGCCGCCGGACTGCTGCTGCTCTTCTCCTTCGTCCTGGACTGCACGGACGGGCAGCTCGCCCGCTACTCGCTGCAGTACTCGACGATGGGCGCCTGGCTGGACGCCACCTTCGACCGGGCCAAGGAGTACGCGTACTACGCGGGCCTCGCCCTCGGCGCCGCCCGCGGCGGCGACGACGTATGGGCCCTGGCGCTGGCCGCGATGGTCCTCCAGACCTGCCGCCACGTCGTGGACTTCTCCTTCAACGAGGCCAACCACGACGCCGTCTCCAACACCAGCCCCACCGCCGCACTCTCCGACCGCCTCGACAGCGTCGGCTGGACGGTGTGGGTACGCCGGATGATCGTGCTGCCGATCGGTGAGCGCTGGGCCATGATCGCCGTGCTGACCGCGGTGACCACCCCCCGGATCGTCTTCTACGCCCTGCTCGCCGGCTGTGCCTTCGCCGCCTGCTACACCACCGCGGGACGGCTGCTGCGCTCCCTGACCCGCAAGGCCCGCAGGACCGACCGGGCCGCCCTGGCCCTGGCCGACCTCGCCGACTCCGGCCCGCTCGCCGAGGCCGTCGCCCGCGCCGGGCGCGGTGTCGCGGCCCGGCTGCCTGAGCTCGCCGTGCCGGTCCTCGCCCTGCTCGGCGGCGCCGCCGTGGTCACCACCGCGGCCCTGGCGCCCTACGGCTCCTGGGCGCCCGTGGCCGCCGCCGCGGTCTACGTCCTCACCTCGGGCCTGGCCGTCGCCCGGCCCCTCAAGGGCGCCCTCGACTGGCTGGTCCCGCCGATTTTCCGGGCCGCCGAGTACGGCACGGTCCTGGCCCTGGCCGCCCGCGCGGACGTCCCCGGGGCGCTGCCCGCGGCCTTCGGCCTGGTCGCGGCGGTCGCCTACCATCACTACGACACGGTGTACCGCATCCGTGGCGGCTCCGGCGCGCCCCCGCGCCTGCTGGTCAGGCTGACCGGCGGACACGAGGGCCGGACGCTGGCCGTCGCCCTGCTGGCCGCCCTGCTGACGGGCGCCGGCTTCACCATCGCGCTGACGGTGCTCGCGGTCGCCGTCGCCCTCGTGGTGCTGGTGGAGAGCATCCGCTTCTGGGTGTCCTCCGCCGCCCCCGCAGTACACGACGAAGGAGAAACCGCATGA
- a CDS encoding phosphocholine cytidylyltransferase family protein — MIGLVLAAGAGRRLRPYTDTLPKALVPVDGERTVLDLTLANFAEIGLTEVAIVVGYRKEAVYERKEALEAKYGLKLTLVENDKAEEWNNAYSLWCAREELKRGVILANGDTVHPVSVERTLLAARGNGQKIILALDTVKNLADEEMKVVAEDGPGVRRITKLMDPADATGEYIGVTLIEPEAAEELADALKTTFERDPDLYYEDGYQELVNRGFTVDTAPIGDVKWVEIDNHDDLAKGREIACQY; from the coding sequence ATGATCGGCCTCGTACTGGCAGCCGGTGCCGGACGGCGTCTTCGCCCCTACACCGACACGCTTCCGAAGGCCCTCGTGCCGGTCGACGGCGAGCGGACGGTCCTCGACCTGACCCTCGCGAACTTCGCCGAGATCGGCCTCACCGAGGTCGCGATCGTGGTCGGCTACCGCAAGGAGGCCGTCTACGAGCGCAAGGAGGCCCTGGAGGCGAAGTACGGGCTGAAGCTCACCCTCGTCGAGAACGACAAGGCGGAGGAGTGGAACAACGCCTACTCCCTGTGGTGCGCCCGTGAGGAGCTGAAGCGGGGCGTGATCCTCGCCAACGGCGACACCGTCCACCCCGTCTCCGTCGAGCGCACCCTGCTCGCCGCCCGCGGCAACGGACAGAAGATCATCCTCGCCCTCGACACGGTGAAGAACCTCGCCGACGAGGAGATGAAGGTGGTCGCCGAGGACGGCCCCGGGGTGCGCCGGATCACCAAGCTGATGGACCCGGCCGACGCCACCGGCGAGTACATCGGCGTCACCCTCATCGAGCCCGAGGCGGCCGAGGAGCTGGCCGACGCGCTGAAGACCACGTTCGAGCGCGACCCCGACCTCTACTACGAGGACGGCTACCAGGAGCTGGTGAACCGCGGCTTCACCGTCGACACCGCCCCCATCGGGGATGTGAAGTGGGTCGAGATCGACAACCACGACGACCTCGCGAAGGGCCGTGAGATCGCGTGCCAGTACTGA
- a CDS encoding iron-containing alcohol dehydrogenase family protein, with amino-acid sequence MPVLTRLIPSPVVVDIRPGALDDLAVILADQRISSSGTLAVAISGGSGRALRERLEPALPGAHWYEVAGGTIDEAVKLADAIKGKRYDAVVGLGGGKILDVAKYAAARVGLPMVAVATNLAHDGICSPVATLDNDNGRGSYGLPTPIATVIDLDVIRSAPARYISSGIGDTISNLSAIADWELSQRINGEKVDGLAAAMARTAGESVLRHPGGIGDDAFLTVLAEALVLTGIAISISGDTRPSSGACHEISHAFDLLYPQRAASHGEQVGLGAAFAMHLRGDQERSGLFAEVLRRHGLPVLPEEIGFSAEEFVEAVAYAPQTRPGRFTILEHLDLTTDQIRDAYADYAKTIRS; translated from the coding sequence GTGCCAGTACTGACCCGGCTGATCCCCTCGCCGGTCGTCGTCGACATCCGCCCCGGCGCCCTGGACGACCTCGCGGTCATCCTCGCCGACCAGCGGATCTCGTCCTCCGGCACGCTCGCCGTCGCCATCAGCGGCGGCTCGGGCCGGGCCCTGCGCGAGCGGCTGGAGCCGGCCCTGCCGGGCGCCCACTGGTACGAGGTCGCGGGCGGCACCATCGACGAGGCCGTGAAGCTGGCCGACGCCATCAAGGGCAAGCGGTACGACGCGGTCGTCGGCCTCGGCGGCGGCAAGATCCTCGACGTCGCCAAGTACGCGGCGGCCCGGGTCGGCCTGCCGATGGTCGCGGTCGCCACCAATCTGGCCCACGACGGCATCTGCTCCCCGGTCGCCACCCTGGACAACGACAACGGCCGGGGCTCGTACGGACTGCCGACCCCGATCGCCACCGTCATCGACCTGGACGTGATCCGCTCCGCCCCGGCCCGCTACATCAGCTCCGGCATCGGCGACACCATCTCCAATCTGTCCGCCATCGCGGACTGGGAGCTGTCGCAGCGGATCAACGGCGAGAAGGTCGACGGCCTGGCCGCGGCGATGGCCCGGACGGCGGGCGAGTCGGTGCTCCGCCACCCCGGCGGCATCGGTGACGACGCGTTCCTCACGGTCCTCGCCGAAGCCCTGGTGCTGACCGGCATCGCCATCTCCATCAGCGGCGACACCCGCCCCTCATCGGGCGCCTGCCACGAGATCAGCCACGCCTTCGACCTGCTGTATCCGCAGCGGGCCGCCAGCCACGGCGAACAGGTCGGCCTCGGTGCCGCCTTCGCCATGCATCTGCGCGGCGACCAGGAGCGGTCCGGCCTCTTCGCCGAGGTGCTGCGCCGCCACGGGCTTCCGGTGCTCCCCGAGGAGATCGGGTTCAGCGCGGAGGAGTTCGTCGAGGCGGTGGCGTACGCGCCGCAGACCCGCCCCGGACGTTTCACCATCCTGGAACACCTCGACCTCACCACCGACCAGATCAGGGACGCGTACGCCGACTATGCCAAGACCATCCGTAGCTGA
- a CDS encoding CDP-alcohol phosphatidyltransferase family protein, giving the protein MPRPSVAELRPVVHPEGVKDRRSGEHWAGRLYMREISLRVDRYVVNTRITPNQLTYLMVVVGVIGGAALLIPGLTGAILAAVLFQIYLLLDCVDGEVARWRKQTSVTGVYLDRIGHYLCEAALLVGFGIRGADVLGDGRAEWLWAFLGTVAALGAILIKAETDLVDVARQRSGLAAVKDEASVPRSSGLALARRAAAALKFHRLVGGIEASLFILAAAVLDTVQGDLFFTRLGIAILAGIAVLQTLLHLVSILASSRLK; this is encoded by the coding sequence ATGCCAAGACCATCCGTAGCTGAACTCCGCCCGGTCGTTCACCCGGAGGGTGTGAAGGACCGGCGCAGCGGCGAGCACTGGGCCGGGCGCCTGTACATGCGGGAGATCTCCCTCCGTGTCGACCGCTATGTGGTCAACACCCGTATCACCCCGAACCAACTGACCTATCTGATGGTCGTGGTCGGGGTGATAGGCGGCGCCGCGCTGCTGATCCCCGGGCTGACCGGGGCGATCCTGGCGGCGGTGCTGTTCCAGATCTACCTGCTGCTCGACTGTGTCGACGGCGAGGTGGCCCGCTGGCGCAAGCAGACCTCGGTCACCGGTGTCTACCTGGACCGGATCGGCCACTACCTCTGCGAGGCGGCCCTGCTGGTCGGCTTCGGCATCCGGGGCGCCGACGTCCTCGGCGACGGCCGCGCGGAGTGGCTGTGGGCGTTCCTCGGCACCGTCGCCGCCCTGGGCGCGATCCTCATCAAGGCCGAGACCGACCTCGTCGACGTGGCCCGCCAGCGCAGCGGACTGGCCGCGGTCAAGGACGAGGCGTCGGTGCCGCGCTCCTCCGGTCTGGCCCTGGCCCGCCGGGCGGCGGCCGCGCTGAAGTTCCACCGTCTCGTCGGCGGGATCGAGGCCAGCCTCTTCATCCTGGCCGCCGCGGTGCTGGACACGGTCCAGGGGGATCTGTTCTTCACCCGCCTCGGGATCGCGATCCTCGCCGGGATCGCCGTGCTCCAGACGCTGCTGCACCTGGTGTCTATCCTGGCCTCCAGCCGCCTGAAGTGA
- a CDS encoding ABC transporter permease: protein MSETTPGGATAPARPSVDDQLTSAQLAAKYGLSVSGARPSLFQYIRQLWGRRHFILAFSQAKLTAQYSQAKLGQLWQVVTPLLNAAVYYFIFGLILNADRGMSQEVFIPFLVTGVFVFTFTQSSVMAGVKSISGNLGLVRALHFPRASLPISLALQQLQQLMFSMAVLVVIAVSFGSFPSLSWLLILPALVLQFGFNTGLALIMARLGSKTPDLAQLMPFIMRTWMYASGVMFSIPVMLADKPAWIADVLQWNPAAIYMDLIRFALIDGYGSENLPPHVWAFAVGWAVLFGAAGFVYFWKAEERYGRG, encoded by the coding sequence GTGAGTGAGACAACCCCCGGCGGCGCGACGGCGCCCGCCCGTCCGTCCGTGGACGATCAACTGACCTCGGCGCAGCTCGCCGCCAAGTACGGTCTCTCGGTCAGCGGTGCGCGGCCGAGCCTGTTCCAGTACATCCGGCAGTTGTGGGGCCGGCGGCACTTCATCCTGGCGTTCTCGCAGGCCAAGCTGACCGCGCAGTACAGTCAGGCGAAGCTCGGGCAGTTGTGGCAGGTGGTGACCCCGCTGCTGAACGCGGCGGTGTACTACTTCATCTTCGGGCTGATCCTCAACGCCGACCGGGGCATGAGCCAGGAGGTCTTCATTCCCTTCCTGGTCACGGGCGTGTTCGTGTTCACCTTCACCCAGAGTTCGGTGATGGCGGGCGTGAAGTCGATCTCCGGCAATCTGGGTCTGGTGCGGGCGCTGCACTTCCCCCGGGCCTCGCTGCCGATCTCCCTGGCGCTCCAGCAGCTCCAGCAGCTCATGTTCTCGATGGCGGTCCTCGTGGTGATCGCCGTCTCCTTCGGCAGTTTCCCGTCCCTGTCGTGGCTGCTGATCCTGCCCGCGCTCGTGCTCCAGTTCGGGTTCAACACCGGCCTGGCGCTGATCATGGCCCGGCTGGGCAGCAAGACCCCCGACCTGGCGCAGCTGATGCCCTTCATCATGCGGACGTGGATGTACGCGTCCGGTGTGATGTTCTCCATCCCGGTGATGCTGGCGGACAAGCCGGCGTGGATCGCCGACGTCCTCCAGTGGAACCCGGCCGCGATCTACATGGACCTGATCCGGTTCGCGCTGATCGACGGCTACGGCTCCGAGAACCTGCCGCCGCACGTGTGGGCGTTCGCGGTGGGCTGGGCGGTGCTCTTCGGCGCCGCCGGGTTCGTGTACTTCTGGAAGGCGGAGGAGCGCTACGGCCGCGGCTGA
- the hpnC gene encoding squalene synthase HpnC, producing the protein MSGHQQPRVPRPADPARATLDKAAAENFPVAPFFLPSAWRDDLMALYGFARLVDDIGDGDLDPGGADLRALGLAPGAAGDRLAALDAFETDLRRAFAAAGRSVPAGDPGAADPDGPPRHPLLRGLVPAVRRHALTPEPFLGLIAANRQDQRVRRYADYGELVAYCELSANPVGNLVLQVSGTLTPERLRRSDAVCTGLQIVEHLQDVREDLGRDRIYLPADDLRRFHVTEADLAAPSASASVRSLIAYQADRARKLLLEGVPLVGSVRGRLRLLLAGFVGGGLAAVDAIASAGFDVLPGPPKPARTQLLRSVGAVMQRARREG; encoded by the coding sequence ATGAGCGGACACCAGCAGCCCCGTGTGCCCCGTCCGGCGGACCCGGCCCGGGCGACCCTCGACAAGGCCGCGGCCGAGAACTTCCCCGTGGCCCCCTTCTTCCTGCCGTCCGCCTGGCGCGACGACCTGATGGCGCTGTACGGCTTCGCCCGGCTGGTCGACGACATCGGTGACGGCGACCTCGACCCCGGCGGGGCGGATCTGCGCGCCCTCGGGCTCGCACCCGGTGCCGCCGGTGACCGGCTCGCCGCGCTCGACGCCTTCGAGACCGATCTGCGGCGCGCCTTCGCCGCCGCGGGCCGTTCCGTGCCCGCCGGCGACCCGGGCGCGGCGGATCCCGACGGGCCGCCCCGCCATCCGCTGCTGCGCGGTCTGGTGCCCGCCGTACGCCGCCACGCCCTCACCCCCGAGCCCTTCCTCGGCCTGATCGCGGCCAACCGGCAGGACCAGCGGGTACGGCGGTACGCGGACTACGGCGAACTCGTCGCCTACTGCGAACTCTCCGCGAACCCCGTCGGAAACCTGGTCCTCCAGGTCAGCGGCACCCTGACCCCGGAGCGGCTGCGCCGCTCCGACGCGGTCTGCACCGGCCTCCAGATCGTCGAGCACCTCCAGGACGTGCGCGAGGACCTCGGCCGCGACCGCATCTATCTGCCCGCCGACGATCTGCGGCGGTTCCATGTCACCGAGGCCGATCTGGCAGCCCCGTCCGCGTCCGCCTCCGTACGCAGCCTGATCGCGTACCAGGCCGACCGCGCCCGGAAGCTGCTGCTCGAAGGAGTTCCGCTGGTGGGGAGCGTGCGGGGGCGGCTGAGGCTGCTGCTCGCCGGTTTCGTGGGCGGTGGACTCGCCGCGGTCGACGCGATCGCGTCCGCCGGATTCGACGTACTGCCCGGGCCGCCCAAGCCCGCCAGGACACAGTTGCTGCGCTCCGTGGGGGCCGTGATGCAGCGAGCGCGTAGAGAGGGGTGA
- the hpnD gene encoding presqualene diphosphate synthase HpnD, whose protein sequence is MDGPASVSAAVQAAYSYCETVTGAQARNFAYGIRLLPTDKRQAMSALYAFSRRVDDIGDGPLGGAEKRERLEGTREVLDRVRRGAVSEDDTDPVAVALADAAARFPIPLEGLDELIDGVLMDVHGETYETWDDLRAYCRCVAGAIGRLSLGVFGTQPGVPGAERAAEYADTLGLALQLTNILRDVREDAANGRVYLPADDLAKFGCSAGFHTETPPPGADFTGLVHFEVRRARALFAEGYRLLPMLDRRSGACVAAMAGIYRRLLDRIAADPEAVLRGRVSLPGHEKAYVAIRGLSGIDTRHISRQSLRGRA, encoded by the coding sequence ATGGACGGACCGGCCAGCGTGTCGGCGGCGGTGCAGGCCGCGTACAGCTACTGCGAGACGGTCACGGGAGCACAGGCCCGTAACTTCGCCTACGGGATCAGACTCCTGCCGACCGACAAGCGGCAGGCGATGTCCGCGCTGTACGCGTTCTCCCGCCGGGTGGACGACATCGGCGACGGACCCCTCGGCGGGGCCGAGAAGAGGGAGCGTCTGGAAGGGACCCGGGAGGTGCTCGACCGGGTGCGCAGAGGAGCCGTGTCCGAGGACGACACCGACCCCGTCGCGGTCGCCCTCGCGGACGCCGCCGCGCGTTTCCCGATCCCGCTCGAAGGACTCGACGAGCTGATCGACGGCGTTCTGATGGACGTACACGGTGAGACGTACGAGACCTGGGACGATCTGCGCGCGTACTGCCGCTGCGTCGCGGGCGCCATCGGACGGCTCTCGCTGGGCGTCTTCGGCACCCAGCCCGGGGTACCGGGCGCCGAACGGGCCGCCGAGTACGCCGACACCCTGGGACTCGCCCTGCAACTCACCAACATCCTGCGGGACGTTCGCGAGGACGCCGCCAACGGACGGGTCTATCTCCCGGCCGACGATCTGGCCAAGTTCGGCTGCTCGGCGGGCTTCCACACCGAGACCCCGCCACCGGGCGCCGACTTCACCGGCCTGGTCCACTTCGAGGTGCGCCGCGCCCGTGCCCTTTTCGCCGAGGGCTACCGGCTGCTGCCGATGCTGGACCGCCGCAGCGGTGCCTGCGTCGCCGCGATGGCCGGGATCTACCGGCGGCTGCTGGACCGGATCGCCGCCGATCCCGAAGCCGTGCTCCGCGGCCGGGTCTCCCTGCCCGGACACGAGAAGGCGTACGTCGCGATCCGCGGACTCTCCGGAATCGACACCCGGCACATCAGCCGCCAGAGCCTCAGGGGGCGTGCCTGA
- the hpnE gene encoding hydroxysqualene dehydroxylase HpnE, whose protein sequence is MTDRTGNPPTMAAVVVGGGLAGVTAALRLAEAGLGVTLLEGRPRLGGLAFSFRRGDLVVDNGQHVYLRCCTAYRWFLDRIGGTALAPVQDRLDVPVVDADRPAGSRLGRLRRTALPVPLHLAASLATYPHLSLAERASVGRAALALRGLDPADPALDGIDFASWLHRHGQSPRTVEALWDLVGVATLNARAADASLGLAAMVFKTGLLSEPGAADIGWARVPLGDLHDTLARTALEAAGVRVVTGTRVKDVARDGHGRWLVQTDEELLDTDTVVLATAQRETHALLPEGALDAPDRLLDIGTAPILNVHVVYDRPVLRRPFFAALGSPVQWVFDRTDASGLNDGGQYLALSQSAVQDEIDAPVAELRARYLPELERLLPPTRTAVVRDFFVTRERTATFAPAPGVGRLRPGALTRAPGLYLAGAWTATGWPATMEGAVRSGLTAAGAALAALGRPHEHPLKEAA, encoded by the coding sequence ATGACGGACCGGACCGGTAACCCGCCGACCATGGCCGCGGTCGTGGTCGGCGGCGGTCTCGCCGGGGTGACCGCGGCCCTGCGGCTCGCCGAGGCCGGACTCGGCGTGACCCTGCTGGAGGGCCGCCCCCGGCTGGGCGGCCTCGCCTTCTCCTTCCGCCGCGGCGACCTCGTCGTCGACAACGGCCAGCATGTGTATCTGCGCTGCTGCACCGCCTACCGCTGGTTCCTCGACCGGATCGGCGGTACGGCGCTGGCGCCCGTACAGGACCGGCTCGACGTGCCCGTAGTGGACGCCGACCGGCCCGCCGGGTCCCGGCTCGGCAGACTGCGGCGCACGGCACTGCCGGTCCCGCTGCACCTGGCCGCGAGCCTGGCCACGTACCCCCATCTCTCCCTCGCGGAACGGGCCTCCGTGGGACGGGCCGCGCTGGCGCTCCGCGGCCTCGACCCCGCCGACCCGGCACTCGACGGCATCGACTTCGCCTCCTGGCTGCACCGCCACGGGCAGTCGCCGCGCACCGTCGAGGCGCTCTGGGACCTCGTCGGAGTGGCCACCCTCAACGCCCGGGCCGCCGACGCCTCCCTGGGCCTGGCCGCCATGGTCTTCAAGACCGGGCTGCTGTCCGAGCCCGGCGCCGCCGACATCGGCTGGGCCCGGGTGCCCCTGGGCGACCTCCACGACACCCTCGCCCGTACGGCGCTCGAAGCCGCCGGAGTCCGCGTGGTGACCGGCACCCGGGTCAAGGACGTCGCCCGCGACGGCCACGGCCGCTGGCTGGTGCAGACCGACGAGGAACTGCTCGACACGGACACCGTCGTCCTCGCCACCGCCCAGCGCGAAACCCACGCCCTGCTGCCCGAGGGCGCGCTCGACGCCCCCGACCGGCTGCTCGACATCGGGACCGCGCCGATCCTCAACGTCCATGTCGTCTACGACCGCCCGGTCCTGCGCCGGCCCTTCTTCGCCGCCCTGGGCTCGCCCGTGCAGTGGGTGTTCGACCGTACGGACGCCTCCGGGCTGAACGACGGCGGTCAGTATCTGGCCCTGTCCCAGTCCGCCGTCCAGGACGAGATCGACGCACCCGTCGCGGAGTTGCGCGCCCGCTATCTGCCGGAGCTGGAGCGGCTGCTGCCGCCCACCCGTACCGCGGTCGTCCGCGACTTCTTCGTCACCCGGGAACGCACTGCGACCTTCGCGCCCGCGCCCGGCGTCGGACGGCTGCGCCCCGGGGCCCTCACCCGGGCGCCCGGCCTCTACCTCGCCGGGGCGTGGACCGCCACCGGCTGGCCCGCGACCATGGAGGGCGCCGTGCGCAGCGGACTGACCGCCGCGGGCGCCGCCCTCGCCGCCCTGGGCCGCCCCCACGAACATCCGCTCAAGGAGGCGGCGTGA